Below is a window of Yersinia kristensenii DNA.
TTGGCTCCGCCTGAGCTGAAAAAAATCCATCCATTGGGGAAATCGCCAGTGATTACTGATGGCGACCTGACGCTGGCGGAATCAGGAGCCATTATCGAGTATTTACAGGAAACCTATGATGCACAGGGCTTATTTAAGCCTACCGGCCATTATGATCGCCAACAATTCCGCTACTGGATGCATTATGCTGAAGGGTCATTGATGCCGTTGCTGGTGATGAAACTTATTTTCAGCCGCTTCGGTGGGCCACCAGTGCCGTGGATTATTCGCCCAGTAGCCAAGGCATTGGGTGATGGGGTACAAAAAAGTTATCTGAATAAGCAAATCGCCACTCATCGCGATTATCTGGAACAACATTTAACACAGAATCAATGGTTTGCAGGCAGTGATTTTAGTGCCGC
It encodes the following:
- a CDS encoding glutathione S-transferase family protein: MVIVHHLNNSRSQRILWMLEELQVPYELKRYQRDPGSLLAPPELKKIHPLGKSPVITDGDLTLAESGAIIEYLQETYDAQGLFKPTGHYDRQQFRYWMHYAEGSLMPLLVMKLIFSRFGGPPVPWIIRPVAKALGDGVQKSYLNKQIATHRDYLEQHLTQNQWFAGSDFSAADIQMSFPIEAINTRNGLEGFPKLQDFLARIHQRPAYQQAIEKGGAFKLAN